A segment of the Longimicrobiales bacterium genome:
TCGAACAACGCACCGATGATGTCTTCGACGTCTCCACCCGAACAAAACGCCCGACCCGAGCCGGTGATGACGACCACCTGCACATCCTTCTCATCGTGCAGCACGTAGAAGGCTCGGCGCAGCTCGTCGTAGACCTCGAAGGTCAACGCGTTGAGCCGGTCCGGGCGGTTGAGCGTGATCGTCGCGACGCCGGTGTCGGCATCCAGTGAATACAAGAATGACTTCGGCTCGAACATGATTTCCTAGACGCTTAGGTCGGGGATCACTGCGGTCCCTTCGATTTCCACTTGGGCTCTCGGATCGAGTAGCCGTTTGACTTCCACCAATGCCATCGCTGGATAGTGTTTGCCCATGTGAGCTCGGTAGGCAGGTCCAATGTCGCCGCGCGCCTCAAGGTACGCATTCAGGTCGGACACGAAGATGGTCATACGCCCGATGTCTTCGGGTCCTCCGCCAGCCTCTCGGACCACGGTCAGCATCTTGGCCAAGACGATGTCAAACTGCTCCACGAAGTCGTCTGTGGTGACTTCTCCGTTGGGCTCGGCCGCGTCCTGTCCCGCCACGAACAAGATCCGCCCGTTCTTCGGGCCCAACATGCCGTTGGTCCACCCCTTGGGGGCTCCAAGCTCTTCCGGATTGATGTGCGCGTACGTCACGGGGTGTCCTTTCCATCGAGAATGACGACTTCGCCGTTGGTGTCGCTGGCTGAGTCTTCGCAGAGCTTTAGGATCGCGCCGGCAACCTCCTCGGCCCGGATCAAGCGGGGCTGGCCCGACTGCTCGAGAATCGCGATCAGGGCATCGTCTCGCGACTTCCCGGTCCGCGCCATGATTCGGGCGATGGTCTCGTCTGTGAGCGGTGTGTCCACATACCCTGGGCACACTGCGTTCACGGTGACACCAGTCCCCTCCGCTTCAGCAGCGATCGATCGCGTGAAGCCGACGACGGCGTGTTTGGCCGCCGTATAAGCCGAGACGTACTTTGCGCCCTTGAGTCCAGCGACCGAAGCGACATTGACCACCCGGCCCCATCTCTGCTCCGCCATCTCAGGCATCATCGATTGAGTGCACAGGAAGGTCCCCGTGGCGTTCACCGCCATGATGTGCTCCCACTCGGTCAACTTGATCTTGGCGAGGGAATTCGACGTCGCAGTCCCAGCGTTGTTCACCAGAATGTCGACCCTACCCATGGTCTCACGCGCGGACATGGCGAGGTCACGAACCTGCCTGGGATCGGTTACATCGCAGCGAAAGGCGAACGCGGTATAGCCGGCCTTACGCAGCCCAGCGGCGGTTTCCACGACTTGGTCTTCGTTCCGAGCGGCGAGGGCGACCGACACCCCTGCACGTGCAAGCTCCAACGCCGCGGCGGCCCCAATCCCCCGTCCCCCGCCGGTGATGACCGCAGTCCGTCCGGATAAACTCATGCCGAGGTCTCCACGCTGGCGATGACTGCATCGGCCAACAGTCCAGCCAGGACCTCGATGGTCTCTCGACCTTCCTCGGTCGTGGCGTCGGCAGGCCATCCGAAGTAGGCACGTGGCCCACCAGCGTCGGCAAACGTCCGGGCTCCGTCACGAATCGCGTCGGACAACGACGAGGGATTCGGCTCCAGTTCGGCGGCTACAGCAGTCTTCACCAGATCTGGGGCCTCGGCCATCACGACGCTTCCTTCAAAGCGCCCTGCGTGACAAGCGCCCGTCCGGAACTCATCCGTGAGTTGTTCGGCCACAGCGCGTCGGGTCAGGTCGACGAACACGACGTTCACACCCTCGTGCGCCTCCCCTGACGCAGCTCGAAGCGCGGCCAGATTTTCTGGGTCCAAATGGGCATTGGCGATCGCCAACGTCTTAATGCCGTGTTCGGCCAAAGCCGTTGCGATTTCACGGATCAGGCGGCGCACGGTGTCTCCGTCCACGCCGATCGTCCCTGGAAAATTCCGAGCGAAGCCCGCGGCTGTGTACC
Coding sequences within it:
- a CDS encoding creatininase family protein; the encoded protein is MPVHRLAEMTWEDVRDADRARAVAILPVGAVEAHGPHLPLGTDVIIAEAMARRGGEKLSDAGFTALVMPPLWYTAAGFARNFPGTIGVDGDTVRRLIREIATALAEHGIKTLAIANAHLDPENLAALRAASGEAHEGVNVVFVDLTRRAVAEQLTDEFRTGACHAGRFEGSVVMAEAPDLVKTAVAAELEPNPSSLSDAIRDGARTFADAGGPRAYFGWPADATTEEGRETIEVLAGLLADAVIASVETSA
- a CDS encoding SDR family NAD(P)-dependent oxidoreductase; its protein translation is MSLSGRTAVITGGGRGIGAAAALELARAGVSVALAARNEDQVVETAAGLRKAGYTAFAFRCDVTDPRQVRDLAMSARETMGRVDILVNNAGTATSNSLAKIKLTEWEHIMAVNATGTFLCTQSMMPEMAEQRWGRVVNVASVAGLKGAKYVSAYTAAKHAVVGFTRSIAAEAEGTGVTVNAVCPGYVDTPLTDETIARIMARTGKSRDDALIAILEQSGQPRLIRAEEVAGAILKLCEDSASDTNGEVVILDGKDTP
- a CDS encoding RidA family protein: MTYAHINPEELGAPKGWTNGMLGPKNGRILFVAGQDAAEPNGEVTTDDFVEQFDIVLAKMLTVVREAGGGPEDIGRMTIFVSDLNAYLEARGDIGPAYRAHMGKHYPAMALVEVKRLLDPRAQVEIEGTAVIPDLSV